One genomic window of Oncorhynchus kisutch isolate 150728-3 linkage group LG24, Okis_V2, whole genome shotgun sequence includes the following:
- the LOC109869336 gene encoding lysosomal amino acid transporter 1 homolog — protein sequence MSLNLGSADGVLTLVSIGWNTDGNFSAVCPNGSIWVWEGLRECAQDARDMASVILGLLSIMCFMVSSLPQYYNSCKSGNMDSALSIWFLLLWLGGDSCNLVGSFLADQLPLQMYTAVYYVLADIFMLGMYFYYVAKNRMNNSRLVLNVVGVVYVLGFSASLMALPASQQDVVPSGFKGRALLSTTVDGIKAFSTKEIIGYIIGSISSVLYLCSRMPQMHINYTRKSTEGVSYFLFALVILGNTMYGLSVLLKNPEQGQGEGSYIIHHLPWLVGSLGTLSLDLLISIQFLIYRNNAPLELESQHGERAALLDK from the exons ATGAGTCTGAATTTGGGGTCGGCTGATGGTGTCCTCACGCTGGTGTCTATTGGATGGAACACTGATGGAAACTTCAGCGCTGTGTGCCCAAATGGGTCAATATGGGTTTGGGAAGGGCTGCGGGAATGTGCCCAGGACGCCAGGGACATGGCCAGTGTAATCCTGGGTCTGCTGTCAATAATGTGCTTCATGGTCTCTTCTCTGCC GCAGTACTACAACTCTTGTAAGAGTGGGAATATGGACAGTGCCTTGTCCATTTGGTTTCTGCTGCTGTGGCTGGGGGGTGACTCCTGCAATCTTGTAGGCTCATTCTTAGCTGACCAACTTCCGCTACAG ATGTACACAGCAGTGTATTATGTCCTGGCTGACATATTTATGCTGGGAATGTACTTTTACTATGTGGCTAAGAACAGGATGAATAACA gCAGGTTGGTCTTAAATGTGGTGGGTGTGGTCTATGTCCTGGGCTTCTCTGCCAGCCTCATGGCCTTACCTGCGTCCCAACAGGATGTGGTCCCCTCTGGGTTTAAAGGGCGGGCCTTGCTGTCAACCACTGTGGATGGTATTAAG GCTTTCAGCACCAAGGAGATCATTGGGTATATCATTGGCTCCATATCCTCAGTGCTCTACCTCTGCTCCAGAATGCCACAGATGCACATTAAT TATACAAGAAAGTCGACGGAGGGTGTGTCCTACTTTCTGTTTGCCCTGGTCATCCTGGGTAACACCATGTACGGCCTGAGTGTGCTGCTGAAGAACCCTGAGCAGGGCCAGGGAGAGGGAAGCTACATCATCCACCACCTGCCCTGGCTCGTCGGCAGCCTGGGCACCCTCTCTCTAGACCTGCTG ATCTCCATACAGTTCTTGATATACCGCAATAATGCCCCTCTAGAGTTGGAATCGCAGCACGGCGAGAGAGCTGCTCTGCTGGACAAATGA